DNA from Campylobacter sp. RM5004:
AACGCCACGCCCAAAAAGCATAGCAAGTCCTTGAAATGCAATAAACAAAAAATGTGAAATTACACCACCTAACAATCTAATAATTCCTAAAAGTATATTACCTTTATAAAATCTATCAACTCCAAAACTTCCAAGAAATATCCCTAAAATTAATGCCATTTTAGGAGATTTTAGATTAAGCATAAAAAGAGCATTATTATTCAAATTTTTATCTTCTAAGCTTAGTATTTGTTTAGTATTTAAATATGTTTTTAAATACAAAGCTTGATATTCTTTCATTAATAAATCCTATTTCAAATTCCACATCAAATTACCATCAAAATCTTTTGAAAATTATCCTTTTTAATCCCACGATAGACTAAAAATAAATCACAAACGATATAAATCATAAACAAAAACCATATACCAAAACAATACAAAATGATTGTATCTATTTCTTGCTCTAAATTAGGTGGCGCAGGCGGTGCATCTGGTGCAGCATATACAATAACACTCAAAGCACTTAAAAAAGCAGTAAATAAAGCAGCATGAGAGATAAAAGACAAAATAAGCTTAATAATTCCTAAAAATATATCGCCTTTATAAAATCTATCAACCCCAAAAACACCAAAAAATATTCCTAATATCACCCCTATTTTTGGAGATTTTAGATTAAGTGCTAATAAAATCTTTTTATCTAAATTCTTATCTTTTAAACTCACTAAATCATTAGATTTTATCTTGCCTAACAAATATACTAATTCGCTCTCTTGCATAAATTTTCCTTCAAATTACCATCAAAATCTTTTGAAAATTATCCTTTTTAATCCCATGATAAACTAAAAATAAATCTAAAAGCCACCAAATACCAAATGTTATCAAATTTACAAAAATTTTGATAATTCCTAAAAATATATCGCCTTTATAAAATCTATCAACCCCAAGTACTCCTAAAAATAATCCTAAAATAAGCCCTGTTAAAGGGCTTTTTAAATCAAGTAAGCATATCTTAGAAAAATCTGCATTATCTTTAGTGCTTAATATAAACAAATCTTCTTCGCTAATCTTATCTTTTAAAGCAAGCAAAGCTATTTCTTTATTCATTATCACCCTTTTGTGCAATTAAAACGCCTTCTATCATTTTTTTAATATCGCCATCAAGTATCGCATCAACTTGACTAAATGCTTCATTGCTTCTAGCGTCTTTTACTTGCTGATAAGGAGCTAAAACATAAGAGCGAATTTGATGTCCGAAACTATTTTCGCCAACTCCCCCTGTATCTTTGCCATCATTTAATTTCTCCATTTCAAGCTCATAAAGTCTTGAGCGAAGCATTTTATAAGCTGTGGCTTTGTTTTTGTGCTGACTTCTATCGTTTTGACATTGAACTACAATTCCTGTTGGAATATGAGTAATTCTTACAGCACTTTCTGTCTTATTTACATGTTGTCCGCCCGCACCGCTTGCTCTATAATAATCAATTCTTATATCTTTTTCTTCAATTTCAATTTCTATATCATCATCAATTTCAGGTGCAACGATTACGCTACAAAAACTAGTATGACGTCTTGCATTGCTATCAAATGGGCTAATTCTTACAAGTCTATGAACTCCGTGTTCAGCCTTAAAATATCCGTAAGCATTAAGCCCACGAGCAACAAAGCTAACATCTTTTATCCCTGCTTCATCACCTTCTTGGTAATCAAGTGTTTCAACCTTAAAGCCTTCTCTTTCACAAAATCTTAAATACATTCTATAAACTATACTAGCCCAGTCGTTACTCTCTGTTCCGCCTGCTCCTGGGTGAATATTGATAATTGCGTTTTTAGAATCATTTTCTCCACTTAAAAGCATTGAAATCTCAAGACTTTTTATAGTATCTTCAAGGGTTTGGCTATCAGCATATAAAGCTTCTAATGTGTCTATATCATTTTCTTTACAAGCTAATTCAAATAATTCAATTGTGCCTATTAATTCACTATAAGCAATCTCGTATTTTGAAACTAATTGATTTAGTTTTGTTTTTTCTTTTCCAAGTTCTGCAGCTTTTTTGGCTTGAGACCATAGTTCTGGATTTTCTTGTTCTTTTTCTATTTCTTGTAGTCTTTTTTTTGCTTCGTTTGGTTTTATGATTTTTTCTATATTTTCTAATTTTATTCTTAGTTCTTTTAGTAATTCGCCGAATTCATAAGTATCCAAAATTTACTCCGTAATTGTAATTTTAAAGGCAAATCTTAGCTAAAATTTATTAAGATAATAGCTTTTTTTAAAGGAATTTTTAATGAAATTATTTTTACAAAGTTTAGGCTGTAATAAAAATCTAGTAGATAGTGAAATCATGCTAGGACGTTTAAAAGAATACGAAATTACAAACGAAGCTAGCGAAGCTGATGTTTTGATAGTAAATACCTGTGGCTTTATAAAAAGTGCAAAAATTGAGAGTATAAATGCGATTTTAGAACTTCACGAAATTAGAAAAAAAAATTCAATTTTGGTTGTTACAGGCTGCTTGATGCAACGCTATAAAGATGAATTAGTAAAAGAATTACCTGAAGTTGATTTATTTGCAGGGGTTAGCGAGTATGAAAAAATTGATGAGCTAATCGCAAATCGTGAAAGTAGATTTAGAGATTTTGTATATTTACAAGATGCAAACGCTAAAAGAGTTATAACAGGCTCAAATACTCACGCATATATTAAAATCGCTGAAGGCTGTAATCAAAAATGTAGCTTTTGTGCAATTCCTAGCTTTAAAGGTAAATTAAAATCACGAAGTGTTCTTGACGTAGCAAAAGAAGTAAAAGGACTTGTTGAAAAAGGCTATTATGATTTTTCTTTCATTGCTCAAGATACAAGCTCTTATTTAAAAGATTTAAATATTAGCGATGGTTTAGAGAAATTAATAGATGAAATTGAAAAAATAAAAGGCGTTAAGGCTGCAAGAATTTTATATCTATATCCAAGCTCACTAAAGCCAAGTTTAATTGCTAAAATCATTGATTCAAAAGTATTTGTAAATTATTTTGATATGCCACTTCAACATTCAAGTAATAATTTGCTAAAGATTATGAAGCGTGGATATGATAAGGCTAAGGCAATTAGCTTTTTAGAACAAATGAGAAAAGCTCCTAATAGCTTTTTAAGAACTGGCTTTATCGTAGGACACCCAGGTGAGAGCGAAGAAGATTTTAATGATTTATGCGAGTTTATAAAAGAATTTGATTTTGATAGAATTAGTGTATTTGCATATTCAAAAGAAGAAGACACAGCAGCTTACGAAATGCCACAAATTCACGCAAATACAATAAAAGCAAGACTTAAAAAAATTGAAAAAATAGTAGATGAAAAGATAAATCAAAGTTTTGCAAAAATGCTAAATCAAGAAATCATAGCAAGTTGTTTGGGCGAATCTAGCGAAGGAGAGTTTTTCATAGGTGCTAAGCCACTTTTATTTGATAGAGATATTGATGGAGAAATACTAATAAACGAAAGCGAAGTTCAAGATTTAAAAGTGGGCGATTTAATAGTTTGTAAAATCACGCAAGTAAATGAAAAAACATTAATCGCAACAGCTCTAAGACGCTATGAAAATTGATTTTTTAGACGAGCTAAAAGGCAAAAAAAACCTTTTAGCCTTTTCTCATGGCACTGATAGCACGGCACTTTTTTATGCTTTGTTAGATAATTGCGAGTTTGATTTGTGCTTAGTAAATTATCACACAAGAATAAATTCAGATGAAGAAGAAGAAAAAGCTAGAAATTTAGCTAAAAAATACGGAAAAAACATTTATATAAAGCACGCAAATCTAGCACAAAATAATTTTGAAAATAATGCTAGAAATTATAGATATGAGTTCTTTGATGAGCTTATGTGTAATTATGATAATTTAATAATAGCTCATAATCTAAATGATAGATTTGAATGGTTTTTAATGCAATTTGCAAAAGGTGCAGGACTTTGTAATTTGCTTGGTTTTAATGGTATTGATAATAGAAAAAATTATAAAATTATTCGCCCATTAATAAATGTCAGCAAAGATGAAATCATGCAATATTTAGAGCAAAA
Protein-coding regions in this window:
- a CDS encoding TM2 domain-containing protein; this encodes MKEYQALYLKTYLNTKQILSLEDKNLNNNALFMLNLKSPKMALILGIFLGSFGVDRFYKGNILLGIIRLLGGVISHFLFIAFQGLAMLFGRGVESNENADLIVLSCLALWVLINFFIYFDVFLVYRGIKNDNFQKILSVIKDEN
- a CDS encoding TM2 domain-containing protein, giving the protein MQESELVYLLGKIKSNDLVSLKDKNLDKKILLALNLKSPKIGVILGIFFGVFGVDRFYKGDIFLGIIKLILSFISHAALFTAFLSALSVIVYAAPDAPPAPPNLEQEIDTIILYCFGIWFLFMIYIVCDLFLVYRGIKKDNFQKILMVI
- a CDS encoding TM2 domain-containing protein, whose product is MNKEIALLALKDKISEEDLFILSTKDNADFSKICLLDLKSPLTGLILGLFLGVLGVDRFYKGDIFLGIIKIFVNLITFGIWWLLDLFLVYHGIKKDNFQKILMVI
- the prfB gene encoding peptide chain release factor 2, which encodes MDTYEFGELLKELRIKLENIEKIIKPNEAKKRLQEIEKEQENPELWSQAKKAAELGKEKTKLNQLVSKYEIAYSELIGTIELFELACKENDIDTLEALYADSQTLEDTIKSLEISMLLSGENDSKNAIINIHPGAGGTESNDWASIVYRMYLRFCEREGFKVETLDYQEGDEAGIKDVSFVARGLNAYGYFKAEHGVHRLVRISPFDSNARRHTSFCSVIVAPEIDDDIEIEIEEKDIRIDYYRASGAGGQHVNKTESAVRITHIPTGIVVQCQNDRSQHKNKATAYKMLRSRLYELEMEKLNDGKDTGGVGENSFGHQIRSYVLAPYQQVKDARSNEAFSQVDAILDGDIKKMIEGVLIAQKGDNE
- the rimO gene encoding 30S ribosomal protein S12 methylthiotransferase RimO translates to MKLFLQSLGCNKNLVDSEIMLGRLKEYEITNEASEADVLIVNTCGFIKSAKIESINAILELHEIRKKNSILVVTGCLMQRYKDELVKELPEVDLFAGVSEYEKIDELIANRESRFRDFVYLQDANAKRVITGSNTHAYIKIAEGCNQKCSFCAIPSFKGKLKSRSVLDVAKEVKGLVEKGYYDFSFIAQDTSSYLKDLNISDGLEKLIDEIEKIKGVKAARILYLYPSSLKPSLIAKIIDSKVFVNYFDMPLQHSSNNLLKIMKRGYDKAKAISFLEQMRKAPNSFLRTGFIVGHPGESEEDFNDLCEFIKEFDFDRISVFAYSKEEDTAAYEMPQIHANTIKARLKKIEKIVDEKINQSFAKMLNQEIIASCLGESSEGEFFIGAKPLLFDRDIDGEILINESEVQDLKVGDLIVCKITQVNEKTLIATALRRYEN